In Anaerolineae bacterium, the following proteins share a genomic window:
- the dusB gene encoding tRNA dihydrouridine synthase DusB has product MVDLSPTFKIRDIPVYGDLILSPMAGFSDKPYRLICREYGSAMSYTEFVSADGILHGNERTMQILEYDPAERPVVFQIFGSDETTLVEAARKIEQLGPDMIDLNMGCSVRKISGRGAGAALLKDPAKIGRIFARLNRAVSVPVTGKIRLGWDNETLNYLEVAKIMEDNGAALIAVHGRAKTQGYHDRANWDAIAAVKRAVSIPVIGNGDVRAVADIERIKQHTGCDGVMIARAAIGNPWIFQRKNIEEVTLPEKVNLIYRHLALMLDFYGPERGLILFRKHIVKYIRGMAHSAKVRAKLVTCTHPEEFVELIYLYL; this is encoded by the coding sequence ATGGTTGACCTTTCGCCCACTTTCAAAATTAGAGATATTCCCGTTTACGGCGATTTGATCCTCTCGCCGATGGCCGGTTTTTCCGATAAACCCTACCGGCTGATTTGCCGGGAGTACGGCTCGGCCATGAGTTACACCGAGTTTGTTTCGGCGGACGGTATTTTGCATGGCAACGAACGCACTATGCAAATATTGGAATATGATCCCGCCGAACGCCCGGTGGTTTTCCAGATATTTGGCAGTGACGAAACAACGCTGGTTGAAGCCGCCCGCAAAATTGAACAGCTTGGCCCGGACATGATTGATCTCAACATGGGCTGTTCCGTCCGAAAAATCTCGGGGCGAGGCGCCGGGGCCGCACTGCTCAAGGACCCCGCTAAAATTGGCCGTATTTTTGCCCGGCTCAACCGGGCCGTTTCTGTGCCGGTAACGGGCAAAATCCGCCTGGGCTGGGATAATGAAACCCTCAACTATCTGGAAGTGGCCAAAATCATGGAAGACAACGGCGCGGCCCTGATTGCGGTCCACGGCCGCGCCAAGACCCAGGGCTACCATGACCGGGCCAATTGGGACGCCATTGCCGCCGTCAAACGCGCCGTCAGCATCCCCGTTATTGGCAACGGCGACGTGCGCGCCGTGGCCGACATTGAGCGCATCAAGCAGCACACCGGCTGCGACGGGGTGATGATTGCCCGCGCCGCCATCGGCAATCCCTGGATTTTTCAACGCAAGAACATTGAGGAAGTGACCCTGCCCGAAAAGGTCAATTTGATTTACCGGCACCTGGCCTTGATGTTGGATTTTTACGGCCCGGAGCGGGGTTTGATCCTTTTCCGCAAACATATTGTCAAATACATCCGCGGCATGGCCCACAGCGCCAAAGTAAGAGCCAAACTGGTCACCTGCACCCACCCCGAAGAGTTTGTTGAGTTGATTTATCTCTATTTGTAA
- a CDS encoding alpha/beta hydrolase, translating to MKTRSIYKSTAGREEIMALYNQVLAQWPLPYTQLHIPTRYGSTFVMVSGVASAPPLVLLHGSASNSATWRGDVVEYGRHFQVYAVDIPGEPGKSDPQRFSWDGPAFNEWLDDVLNGLNLEKVILGGISLGGWAVIKYALYKPERVEQAILIVPSGIQPPRLSFVIRLLVLSFLGKWGRRRLKQFMFKGSDFPEELERFLTLVGRHFNYRMGSPPLFTDAELQSLTMPVLYLAGEKDALLDTPKTAERLQKLAPDLTVKIFKEDGHATVNTAALVVSFLKHKTLMEGEKSG from the coding sequence ATGAAAACAAGATCAATTTACAAATCAACTGCCGGTAGAGAGGAGATTATGGCCTTATACAACCAGGTGCTGGCGCAATGGCCTCTGCCTTACACCCAGCTTCATATCCCTACCAGATATGGCTCCACGTTTGTAATGGTCAGTGGAGTTGCCTCTGCGCCGCCGCTGGTGCTGCTGCACGGCAGCGCTTCAAACTCGGCCACCTGGCGGGGTGATGTGGTTGAATACGGCCGGCATTTTCAAGTTTACGCCGTTGACATACCCGGAGAACCGGGGAAAAGCGATCCCCAACGTTTTTCGTGGGATGGCCCTGCTTTTAATGAATGGCTGGATGACGTGCTGAACGGGTTGAACCTGGAAAAAGTGATTCTGGGCGGAATCTCCCTGGGCGGATGGGCTGTCATAAAATATGCCCTTTATAAACCGGAGCGAGTGGAACAGGCTATTTTAATTGTGCCGTCAGGCATCCAACCTCCTCGCTTGTCGTTTGTGATACGCCTGCTGGTTCTATCTTTTTTGGGTAAATGGGGTCGCCGGCGACTAAAGCAGTTCATGTTTAAGGGAAGCGATTTTCCGGAGGAATTGGAGCGTTTTTTGACCTTGGTCGGCCGGCACTTTAATTATCGAATGGGGTCGCCGCCGCTTTTTACCGATGCGGAGTTACAAAGTTTGACCATGCCGGTGCTGTATTTGGCCGGTGAAAAAGACGCGCTGCTTGACACCCCCAAAACGGCTGAACGATTGCAAAAACTGGCACCGGATCTCACGGTCAAAATCTTTAAAGAAGATGGCCATGCCACCGTTAACACGGCCGCATTAGTGGTTTCTTTTTTGAAGCATAAAACCCTGATGGAGGGGGAAAAGAGCGGATAA
- a CDS encoding PadR family transcriptional regulator, which translates to MAIKYAILGFLSWRDLSGYDLKKMFGDSMFLYWSGNNNQIYRTLGQLHKEGLVTGQIQHQESGPSKKMYTITEKGRSDLREWVLSNPEPPQLKSSFLIQLAWADQLEPGKLDTLLERYEHEVEMQLLMSREQKRRNQLNPARTQREAYLWEMIAENWINFYKTELAWVRQVQAELAAKQ; encoded by the coding sequence ATGGCAATCAAGTATGCGATATTAGGTTTTTTAAGCTGGCGCGATCTTTCCGGCTACGATCTAAAAAAAATGTTTGGGGACTCAATGTTTCTCTACTGGTCCGGCAACAATAACCAGATTTACAGAACGCTGGGGCAACTTCATAAAGAAGGGTTGGTTACCGGCCAAATCCAGCACCAGGAGAGCGGGCCTTCTAAAAAAATGTACACTATCACGGAAAAAGGACGGTCTGATCTAAGAGAGTGGGTGCTTTCAAACCCGGAGCCACCCCAGCTCAAGAGTTCGTTTCTTATCCAACTGGCCTGGGCGGATCAACTGGAACCGGGTAAACTGGATACGCTGCTGGAGAGATACGAACACGAGGTTGAGATGCAGTTACTGATGTCCCGGGAACAAAAACGACGCAATCAGTTGAACCCGGCCCGGACCCAACGGGAAGCCTATTTATGGGAGATGATTGCCGAAAATTGGATCAACTTCTACAAAACCGAACTGGCCTGGGTGCGGCAAGTGCAAGCAGAACTTGCTGCCAAACAATGA
- the recJ gene encoding single-stranded-DNA-specific exonuclease RecJ translates to MNWQLLPQPNIPQELLDFTGDPLLAQLLAQRGIASVDQARAFLDPDAYEPASPYDLPDLDAAIARLNQAINQQDLICVWGDFDVDGQTATALLVSTLKDLGANVTSYIPNRLTESHGLKISALERILAQGVKLILTCDTGISAHQAVNVALAAGTGVIITDHHDLPEMLPPAQAVINPKRLPPEHPLYHLPGVGVAYKVAEALYKSHRRAAESETLLDLVALGIVADVAPQTGDTRYLLQKGLAVLPNTPRPGLQAIVENANLKTNRLTADHIGFWLAPRLNALGRLGDANLAIELLTTANRARARIIALQLEALNDRRKMLVDRVVMQALSLIEDTPALAEYNALVLAAADWHPGVIGIAANRLVDQYGKPAILIALRPDGLGRGSARSVPGCDIHQALKIQAHLLTSFGGHPLAAGLAIAPENIVDFRRGLSAALADCQTALEKTITLDALIQLPQISGELLATIQRLAPFGAGNPPVQLGCRGLRMVEETTFGKAGTHKRLVVQDETGQQQDVIWWGGAAERSPQGVFDLAFTLSSDDFKGDGTVQVEWLAAREWQPPAPVSPPECIDWRDMANVAAKVAQLAAPLIWAEGVAMPPLSFASRRQLHPADTLVIWTAPPGQDILQQALATVRPRQIFAVGQPGPFDAFPLFVKQLLGLIKFALSHKAGEVNLEDLAAALGQRIVTARLGLNWLAAQGKLAIMVEEDERLVLRAEQQPPTENTITVEQMLKATLDETAAYRHFFKKANLSALALPPISH, encoded by the coding sequence TTGAACTGGCAACTGCTGCCCCAGCCAAATATTCCTCAAGAACTGCTTGATTTTACCGGCGATCCTCTCCTGGCTCAACTGCTCGCCCAGCGCGGGATCGCCTCCGTTGACCAGGCCCGCGCTTTTCTTGACCCCGACGCTTACGAACCGGCTTCCCCTTACGATTTGCCTGATCTGGACGCCGCGATTGCCCGGCTCAACCAGGCCATTAACCAGCAAGACCTCATCTGCGTTTGGGGCGATTTTGACGTGGACGGTCAAACCGCCACTGCGCTGCTTGTCTCCACGCTTAAGGATTTGGGGGCCAACGTCACCTCCTACATTCCCAACCGCCTCACCGAGTCGCACGGCCTCAAAATTTCCGCCCTGGAACGGATATTGGCGCAGGGGGTCAAACTGATCCTCACCTGCGACACCGGCATTTCCGCCCACCAGGCCGTGAACGTGGCCCTGGCTGCCGGAACCGGCGTGATCATCACCGACCACCACGATTTACCGGAAATGCTGCCGCCCGCCCAGGCCGTCATCAACCCCAAACGATTGCCGCCGGAACATCCCCTGTACCACCTGCCCGGCGTGGGCGTGGCCTACAAAGTAGCCGAGGCGCTTTACAAATCCCACCGCCGGGCCGCAGAAAGCGAAACACTGCTGGATTTAGTGGCGCTGGGCATTGTGGCCGACGTGGCCCCCCAAACCGGCGACACCCGCTATCTTTTGCAAAAAGGCCTGGCGGTTTTGCCAAACACGCCCCGCCCCGGCCTGCAAGCCATCGTTGAAAACGCCAATCTCAAAACCAACCGCCTCACCGCAGACCACATCGGCTTTTGGCTGGCCCCCCGCCTCAATGCCCTGGGCCGCCTGGGCGACGCCAACCTGGCCATTGAACTGCTCACCACCGCCAACCGCGCCCGCGCCCGCATCATTGCCCTGCAACTGGAGGCCCTGAACGACCGGCGCAAAATGCTGGTGGACCGGGTGGTGATGCAGGCCCTCAGTTTGATTGAGGATACCCCTGCCCTGGCCGAATACAACGCCCTTGTGCTGGCCGCCGCCGACTGGCATCCGGGCGTAATCGGCATTGCCGCCAATCGCCTGGTTGACCAGTACGGCAAACCCGCTATTCTCATCGCCCTCCGACCCGACGGCCTGGGGCGCGGCTCGGCCCGTTCCGTGCCCGGCTGCGATATTCACCAGGCCCTTAAAATCCAGGCCCATCTTTTGACCAGCTTTGGCGGACATCCCCTGGCTGCCGGGCTGGCTATTGCGCCGGAAAATATTGTTGACTTCCGGCGGGGACTTTCCGCGGCCCTGGCCGATTGTCAAACCGCCCTGGAAAAAACTATCACCCTTGACGCGCTGATCCAACTGCCCCAAATTTCAGGCGAGTTATTGGCCACCATCCAACGGCTGGCCCCCTTTGGGGCAGGCAATCCGCCCGTGCAACTGGGCTGCCGGGGGCTGCGTATGGTTGAGGAAACTACCTTTGGCAAAGCGGGTACCCACAAACGCCTGGTGGTCCAGGATGAGACCGGCCAACAACAAGACGTTATCTGGTGGGGCGGCGCGGCGGAACGCTCTCCCCAGGGCGTTTTTGACCTGGCCTTCACCCTCAGCTCCGATGATTTTAAGGGCGACGGCACGGTGCAAGTGGAATGGCTGGCCGCCAGAGAATGGCAGCCCCCTGCCCCGGTTTCTCCACCGGAATGTATTGATTGGCGAGACATGGCCAACGTTGCGGCCAAAGTGGCGCAACTGGCCGCGCCCCTCATTTGGGCTGAAGGCGTGGCCATGCCCCCGCTTTCCTTTGCCTCGCGCCGGCAACTTCACCCCGCCGACACATTGGTTATCTGGACCGCCCCGCCAGGGCAGGACATTTTGCAACAGGCCCTGGCCACGGTCCGGCCCCGGCAGATTTTTGCGGTGGGGCAGCCCGGGCCGTTTGACGCCTTCCCTTTATTTGTCAAACAACTGCTGGGGCTAATCAAGTTTGCCCTCAGCCACAAAGCGGGTGAAGTTAATCTGGAAGATTTAGCCGCTGCGTTAGGGCAGCGAATCGTCACCGCCCGGCTGGGCCTCAACTGGCTAGCGGCCCAGGGCAAACTGGCAATCATGGTTGAGGAAGATGAACGATTGGTGCTGCGCGCCGAGCAGCAGCCTCCCACCGAAAACACAATTACCGTGGAACAGATGCTCAAAGCCACCCTGGACGAAACAGCCGCCTACCGCCATTTTTTCAAAAAGGCCAATTTGAGCGCATTAGCATTACCCCCAATATCCCATTGA
- a CDS encoding PD-(D/E)XK nuclease family protein → MSLPKNFQFSQSSLQDFETCARRFELRYLQQLSWPASEAEPAQEVERLARLGADFHRLVHQHLLGIAEDTLNRTLTAAEPELKIWWQNYLDHRPALNQAKTYPELTLSTPLGGYRLLARFDLLAAQPDGVFLLIDWKTTGRKPAPDSLARRMQTRVYLYVLAMAGAAFNRGRPIDPAVIKMMYWYPQAPDEPEIFDYSPQMLRRDEQFLSDLVEQVKSAATRDNFPLVEDQAPCHYCIYRSFCDRGDKAGPLVELPEELQETVDVLALDWDQVAEIEF, encoded by the coding sequence ATGTCCCTACCCAAAAACTTCCAATTCAGCCAATCCAGCCTGCAAGATTTTGAAACCTGCGCTCGCCGTTTTGAACTGCGCTACTTGCAGCAGCTAAGCTGGCCGGCCAGCGAGGCCGAGCCGGCGCAAGAAGTGGAACGCCTGGCCCGCCTTGGCGCCGACTTTCATCGCCTGGTGCACCAACATCTGCTTGGTATCGCTGAGGATACCCTCAACCGCACGTTAACCGCCGCCGAGCCGGAACTCAAAATTTGGTGGCAGAATTACCTGGATCACCGCCCCGCCTTAAATCAAGCCAAAACCTATCCCGAGCTGACCCTCTCCACCCCCCTGGGTGGCTATCGGCTTTTGGCCCGCTTTGACCTGTTGGCCGCGCAGCCCGACGGCGTATTTCTGTTGATTGACTGGAAAACCACAGGACGCAAGCCCGCCCCCGATTCCCTGGCCCGGCGCATGCAAACCCGCGTGTATCTTTACGTGCTGGCAATGGCCGGAGCAGCCTTCAACCGGGGCCGGCCCATTGACCCGGCGGTCATCAAAATGATGTACTGGTATCCTCAAGCCCCGGACGAACCGGAAATATTTGACTATAGCCCCCAAATGCTTCGGCGAGACGAGCAATTTTTGAGCGACCTCGTTGAACAGGTCAAAAGTGCCGCCACCAGGGATAACTTTCCCCTGGTGGAAGATCAAGCGCCTTGTCATTACTGTATCTACCGCTCTTTCTGCGACCGGGGCGACAAAGCCGGGCCGCTGGTGGAACTGCCGGAAGAACTGCAAGAAACCGTGGATGTGTTAGCCCTAGATTGGGACCAGGTGGCGGAGATTGAATTTTGA
- a CDS encoding ATP-dependent helicase, whose translation MTQPTFSPRPSQQKILDTLLTANGPVRLGVSAVPGSGKTHILSFLASELVQRVEDDQEVLIVTLVNAAVDNFRRRVDGFVRQKGLLPGFNYRVCTLHSLAHEIVQQRPSLVGLSQDFAIVDDHTAQLILREVVDSWLAANTGLIQDYLLSDINLEPLLRHDLPNLVLTIAQNFIKRAKDRQLAPHQLADAYRRQNETLPLARLGLDIYRDYQNRLARTGVDFDDLIRLAAQAIELDPAYLARLQQRWPYLLEDEAQDSSLLQQQILETLAGRTGTWVRVGDPNQAIYETFTTADPAHLRGFLQRDGVIDLPMPESGRSSASIIQLANYLIDWTMAEHPRPEIQNALSLPHIQPTPPNDPQPNPPDHPHQIHFRPEKYLPPQEIQAVVRSVKQWLKENPTKTVAVLDARNKRGVDMANALRRANVPYVELLNSTAATRSTAGVLGNVLKYLARPTDSRQLATVFRVWKRHDWDLEDLQPIFEWVEKAIQNCGRLEDYLWPRPGQDWLDELGTDELVRQVEGLANQRDGEAADTDENQESHSQFTIHHSPLTILTEFRALVRRWQAAAILPIDQLILLLAQDLFDHPADLALAHKFAVVLRRMAAEYPDYRLPEFVESLAEIARNQRRFLGFDEDALGFEPPPGKVTVSTMHRAKGLEWDRVYLMGLNNYSFPSGEPQDTYFSEKWFVRDSLNLEAEILAQLETLVDQESYVEGMATEQARLDLVRERLRLFFVGLTRAKQELVVTWNRGQQYQNKPDNQPAIPFVALQTWWAETQKKA comes from the coding sequence ATGACCCAACCAACCTTCAGCCCACGCCCCTCCCAACAAAAAATTCTCGACACGCTGCTCACCGCCAATGGCCCGGTGCGGCTGGGAGTGTCGGCGGTGCCAGGGAGCGGTAAAACGCATATCCTCTCCTTTCTGGCCTCGGAACTGGTGCAGCGGGTTGAGGACGACCAGGAAGTGCTCATCGTCACCCTGGTCAACGCGGCCGTGGATAACTTCCGCCGCCGGGTAGACGGTTTTGTGCGCCAAAAAGGGCTGCTGCCCGGTTTCAACTACCGCGTCTGCACCCTGCACTCCCTGGCCCACGAAATTGTCCAGCAGCGGCCTTCGTTGGTGGGGCTTAGCCAGGATTTTGCCATTGTGGACGATCACACCGCCCAACTCATTTTGCGCGAGGTGGTGGATAGCTGGCTGGCCGCCAACACCGGCCTTATCCAGGATTATTTACTCTCAGACATCAACCTGGAGCCGCTCCTGCGCCACGACTTGCCCAACCTGGTGCTGACCATTGCCCAAAACTTTATCAAACGGGCCAAAGACCGGCAGCTTGCCCCCCACCAACTGGCCGACGCCTACCGCCGCCAAAATGAAACCCTGCCCCTGGCCCGGTTGGGCCTGGATATCTACCGCGACTACCAGAACCGGCTGGCCCGCACCGGCGTTGACTTTGACGATTTGATCCGCCTGGCCGCCCAAGCTATTGAGTTGGACCCCGCCTACCTGGCCCGTCTTCAACAACGCTGGCCCTACCTGCTGGAAGACGAAGCCCAGGACAGCAGCCTGCTGCAACAGCAGATCCTGGAAACATTGGCGGGCCGCACCGGCACGTGGGTGCGGGTAGGCGATCCCAACCAGGCCATCTACGAAACCTTCACCACCGCCGACCCGGCCCATTTGCGCGGCTTTTTGCAGCGAGACGGCGTAATTGACCTGCCCATGCCGGAATCGGGTCGTTCATCAGCCAGCATTATCCAACTGGCCAACTATCTCATTGATTGGACCATGGCCGAACATCCCCGCCCGGAAATCCAAAATGCCCTGAGCCTGCCGCACATCCAACCTACTCCGCCCAACGACCCCCAACCCAACCCGCCCGATCACCCCCACCAGATTCACTTTCGCCCCGAAAAATATCTCCCCCCGCAAGAAATCCAGGCCGTCGTGCGTTCGGTCAAACAGTGGCTCAAGGAAAACCCCACCAAAACCGTGGCCGTGCTGGATGCCCGCAACAAACGCGGCGTGGACATGGCCAATGCCCTGCGCCGGGCCAACGTGCCCTACGTGGAACTGCTCAACAGCACCGCCGCCACCCGCAGCACCGCCGGGGTGTTGGGCAACGTGCTCAAATACCTGGCCCGCCCCACCGACTCTCGCCAGTTAGCCACCGTGTTTCGCGTGTGGAAGCGGCACGACTGGGACCTGGAAGACCTCCAGCCCATTTTTGAGTGGGTCGAAAAGGCCATCCAAAACTGCGGCCGGTTGGAGGATTATCTGTGGCCCCGGCCTGGCCAGGATTGGCTGGATGAACTTGGAACAGATGAATTAGTCCGACAGGTGGAGGGGTTAGCAAATCAGCGAGACGGCGAAGCAGCCGATACCGACGAGAATCAAGAGTCTCATTCACAATTCACCATTCACCATTCACCACTCACAATTTTAACAGAATTTCGCGCTCTTGTTCGCCGTTGGCAGGCCGCCGCCATCCTCCCCATTGACCAGCTCATCCTGCTGCTGGCCCAGGATTTGTTCGACCATCCCGCCGACCTGGCCCTGGCCCACAAATTTGCCGTAGTACTGCGCCGGATGGCCGCAGAATATCCAGATTATCGCCTGCCCGAATTTGTGGAAAGCCTGGCCGAAATTGCCCGCAACCAGCGCCGTTTTTTGGGCTTTGATGAAGACGCGCTGGGCTTTGAGCCGCCGCCGGGCAAGGTCACGGTTTCCACCATGCATCGGGCCAAAGGCCTGGAGTGGGACCGGGTTTACCTGATGGGGCTAAACAACTACAGTTTTCCCTCCGGCGAGCCGCAAGACACTTACTTTTCTGAAAAGTGGTTTGTGCGCGATTCGCTCAACCTGGAAGCCGAAATCCTGGCCCAATTGGAGACGCTGGTTGATCAGGAAAGTTACGTTGAGGGCATGGCCACCGAACAAGCTCGCCTGGACCTGGTTCGGGAACGGCTGCGGCTCTTTTTTGTCGGCTTAACCCGGGCCAAGCAGGAATTGGTGGTCACCTGGAATAGAGGCCAGCAGTATCAAAACAAACCGGACAACCAACCGGCCATCCCGTTTGTGGCCTTGCAAACATGGTGGGCAGAAACTCAAAAAAAGGCATAA
- a CDS encoding nucleotidyltransferase domain-containing protein, translating into MTIKENEEILDLFSEKMREELGSHLKEIILFGSRARGDFAPDSDYDCLLVMDKIPPETENIISDITGEFLYQYDALFFILPIPEKTYLRQKFDPFLMNIRKEGISLWANKTN; encoded by the coding sequence ATGACGATCAAAGAAAATGAAGAAATTCTGGACCTTTTTTCAGAAAAAATGAGAGAGGAATTAGGTAGCCACCTCAAAGAAATTATCCTCTTTGGTTCCAGAGCCAGGGGAGATTTTGCGCCCGACTCTGATTACGACTGCTTGTTGGTAATGGACAAAATACCGCCGGAAACGGAAAACATCATTAGCGACATTACCGGTGAGTTTCTATACCAATACGATGCCTTATTCTTCATTCTTCCTATCCCAGAGAAAACCTATCTTCGCCAAAAATTCGACCCATTTCTGATGAATATCCGTAAAGAAGGAATTTCGCTATGGGCAAACAAAACGAATTGA
- a CDS encoding response regulator — MSPNKKASETADYTILIVDDEAIARDTLEGHLITEGYNLTLVNSGFQALKHLEKNHADLILLDIMMPHMDGFEVCQRIKTNERWRHIPVILFTAFWDDEVEQRGTEVGADGFLQKPINGVKLRLLIRSILEIE, encoded by the coding sequence ATGTCACCTAACAAAAAAGCGTCAGAAACAGCCGATTACACTATTCTCATTGTAGACGACGAGGCCATAGCCCGAGACACCCTGGAAGGCCACCTGATAACCGAAGGCTACAACCTGACTTTGGTTAATAGTGGCTTTCAGGCCCTAAAACATCTTGAGAAAAATCACGCCGACCTTATTTTGTTAGATATTATGATGCCCCACATGGACGGCTTTGAGGTTTGCCAACGGATAAAGACAAATGAGCGCTGGCGGCACATTCCCGTTATTTTGTTTACGGCGTTTTGGGATGATGAGGTAGAGCAGCGCGGCACAGAAGTAGGGGCCGATGGCTTTTTACAAAAACCCATTAATGGCGTTAAATTAAGGTTGCTGATTCGCTCGATCTTGGAAATAGAATAA